Proteins co-encoded in one Arachis hypogaea cultivar Tifrunner chromosome 11, arahy.Tifrunner.gnm2.J5K5, whole genome shotgun sequence genomic window:
- the LOC140176451 gene encoding uncharacterized protein — translation MNIAGVDCFGEGGSRAGGLADLWDNFIQINVSFMSLNHIDMEVKAEQSEQIWRVTGFYGNPETTNKHESWNLLNTLGQASNMPWLVFDNFNQVLEQKEKQGGLPVTYTQNNQTGAANIQERLDRTVASIGWKEAFPKMVVRHLQRYQYDHCPILIDVKGETLKRRKKLKLFRFEEVWLGNLECKDVVKRAWNNSSNQINGRIENYGRVLIEWGEASFGIIPKKINEKQGRLEQLTTLTQIEDTMKEIKEIQAYLDDLLCQEEPKREKRNRIERIADEVGIVFEEEKKMKEIIVDFYKNLFRAESTENVEQMADAVRGRVSQEAFNVLDKKFTKGGQKSIKPDASIKVPGPNGLPALFYQKMWDIVG, via the exons ATGAACATTGCAGGAGTTGATTGTTTCGGGGAAGGTGGAAGTAGAGCAGGGGGCCTTGCAGATCTGTGGGACAATTTTATACAGATTAATGTTTCTTTCATGTCCCTAAACCACATAGATATGGAGGTTAAAGCAGAACAGAGTGAGCAGATTTGGAGAGTCACGGGCTTTTATGGCAATCCAGAAACAACAAACAAACATGAGTCATGGAATCTTTTGAACACCCTTGGACAAGCCTCAAACATGCCATGGCTTGTCTTCGATAATTTCAATCAGGTTCTTGAACAAAAGGAGAAACAAGGAGGTTTACCAGTCACTTACACTCAG AACAACCAAACAGGAGCTGCAAACATTCAAGAAAGACTGGACAGAACAGTGGCATCTATAGGCTGGAAAGAAGCCTTCCCAAAAATGGTAGTGCGGCATCTCCAAAGATACCAATATGATCACTGCCCCATTCTCATTGATGTAAAAGGAGAGACattaaagagaagaaagaagctcAAACTCTTCAGGTTCGAAGAGGTGTGGCTAGGGAACCTGGAATGCAAAGATGTTGTGAAAAGAGCATGGAATAACAGCTCAAATCAGATCAATGGAAGAATAGAGAATTATGGAAGAGTCTTAATCGAATGGGGGGAGGCAAGTTTTGGAATAATCCCAAAGAAAATAAATGAGAAACAAGGAAGACTAGAGCAGTTAACAACCCTCACTCAAATCGAGGACACAATGAAGGAAATAAAGGAGATTCAAGCTTATTTAGATGACCTTCTATGCCAAGAAGAA cccaaaagagaaaagagaaatcgCATTGAAAGAATCGCCGATGAGGTTGGAATTGTTTTTGAAGAggagaaaaagatgaaagaaaTCATTGTTGACTTCTACAAAAATCTTTTCAGGGCAGAGAGCACAGAAAATGTGGAACAGATGGCTGATGCAGTGAGGGGACGAGTATCACAAGAGGCGTTTAATGTGCTggataaaaaatttacaaaaggAGGTCAAAAGAGCATTAAACCAGATGCATCCATCAAAGTCCCGGGTCCGAATGGATTACCAGCTTTGTTCTACCAAAAAATGTGGGATATAGTTGGGTAA
- the LOC112719884 gene encoding uncharacterized protein isoform X1 gives MDPDIARWVAEFHLRSSAPDSLVSKILRVLNLSGADPKLKKTLLLRTLRSQLCNASITETALEILEQIEAIDRNDAVPIIDSMRRAYCAVAVECTVKFLAASYDGTTSGEYLSAVTRIWRGRVEELEQRQSELFFDEIARWRDDIEAALFDTRVSDRLKELNTRNDAFTEVRFYLQEVWETMGPSFLESVAEMTKNKGKTKGKGKELPNVILNPVPETRVAGCTTGVCRNASGAEHARDHGVDDNGDDDNDGSRCMDGVEVKRAEGSVDGTQEPAKEKKARGNPQLQRKLPAFRRCSRGVKMSSAEELGTERSWRKNDTVLSGEVKTARESLKSSFSELRALVNDPLPEALDISDAVRSKLARKGTNHEQPMENHSRDVDVPNSNTCRAIIPYQPKDAEHKKSPSVRHSRVNAERPNSTEPNNTAHKRPSLMEPNGTSQTYEWNDSIENMPNGMQLRRKKRKWSSLEEETLRTGVQMFGAGNWKTIQSFYSDVFEHRLAVDLKDKWRNMMRY, from the exons ATGGATCCTGACATTGCGCGGTGGGTTGCGGAATTCCACCTCCGGAGTTCCGCCCCCGATTCCCTCGTCTCCAAGATCCTTAGGGTCCTTAATCTCTCCGGCGCCGATCCCAAACTTAAGAAAACCCTACTCCTCCGCACCCTCCGATCCCAACTCTGCAATGCCTCAATCACCGAAACCGCTCTCGAGATACTGGAGCAAATCGAAGCGATTGACCGAAACGACGCCGTTCCGATCATCGATTCCATGCGCAGAGCCTACTGCGCCGTCGCCGTCGAGTGCACCGTCAAATTCCTCGCCGCCTCCTACGACGGGACCACCAGCGGTGAGTACTTATCCGCGGTGACGCGTATCTGGCGCGGCCGCGTGGAGGAGTTGGAGCAGCGCCAGAGCGAGCTGTTCTTCGACGAGATTGCGCGATGGAGGGACGACATTGAGGCCGCTCTTTTTGACACTAGGGTTTCTGATAGGTTGAAGGAGTTGAATACCCGAAACGACGCGTTTACTGAAGTTAGGTTTTATCTGCAGGAAGTGTGGGAAACAATGGGTCCTTCTTTTCTTGAATCGGTAGCAGAAATGACAAAGAACAAAGGAAAGACGAAAGGCAAGGGGAAAGAGTTGCCGAATGTGATTTTGAATCCGGTGCCGGAGACTAGAGTGGCAGGGTGTACGACAGGTGTTTGCAGAAATGCCTCTGGTGCTGAACATGCAAGGGATCATGGTGTTGATGACAATGGTGACGACGACAATGATGGTTCACGTTGCATGGACGGTGTGGAGGTGAAGAGAGCTGAAGGTTCTGTTGATGGAACCCAGGAGCCTGCAAAGGAGAAGAAAG CAAGAGGCAATCCTCAACTTCAACGCAAGCTGCCTGCATTTCGTAGATGCAGTAGAGGAGTTAAAATGTCTAGTGCTGAGGAATTGGGGACAGAAAGATCATGGAGAAAAAATGATACTGTGCTAAGTGGAGAAGTTAAAACGGCCCGAGAATCTCTTAAATCAAGTTTTTCAGAGCTACGAGCATTGGTCAATGATCCTCTTCCCGAGGCATTGGATATATCTGATGCTGTTAGATCTAAACTTGCACGGAAAGGAACAAATCATGAACAGCCAATGGAAAACCATAGCAGAGATGTAGATGTACCAAACTCAAATACTTGCAGGGCTATTATTCCTTATCAACCTAAAGATGCGGAGCACAAGAAGTCGCCTTCTGTTCGTCATAGTAGAGTTAATGCTGAACGTCCCAATTCAACTGAGCCAAACAATACTGCTCATAAAAGACCCAGTTTGATGGAACCGAATGGTACTTCTCAAACTTATGAG TGGAATGATTCAATAGAAAACATGCCCAATGGAATGCAGctaagaaggaagaaaagaaaatggtcTTCATTGGAAGAGGAGACACTAAGAACTGGTGTACAAAT GTTTGGTGCAGGAAATTGGAAAACAATTCAAAGTTTTTACAGTGATGTATTTGAACATAGACTAGCA GTTGATTTGAAGGACAAGTGGAGAAACATGATGCGGTATTGA
- the LOC112719884 gene encoding uncharacterized protein isoform X2, translating into MDPDIARWVAEFHLRSSAPDSLVSKILRVLNLSGADPKLKKTLLLRTLRSQLCNASITETALEILEQIEAIDRNDAVPIIDSMRRAYCAVAVECTVKFLAASYDGTTSGEYLSAVTRIWRGRVEELEQRQSELFFDEIARWRDDIEAALFDTRVSDRLKELNTRNDAFTEVRFYLQEVWETMGPSFLESVAEMTKNKGKTKGKGKELPNVILNPVPETRVAGCTTGVCRNASGAEHARDHGVDDNGDDDNDGSRCMDGVEVKRAEGSVDGTQEPAKEKKARGNPQLQRKLPAFRRCSRGVKMSSAEELGTERSWRKNDTVLSGEVKTARESLKSSFSELRALVNDPLPEALDISDAVRSKLARKGTNHEQPMENHSRDVDVPNSNTCRAIIPYQPKDAEHKKSPSVRHSRVNAERPNSTEPNNTAHKRPSLMEPNGTSQTYEWNDSIENMPNGMQLRRKKRKWSSLEEETLRTGVQMYVLALN; encoded by the exons ATGGATCCTGACATTGCGCGGTGGGTTGCGGAATTCCACCTCCGGAGTTCCGCCCCCGATTCCCTCGTCTCCAAGATCCTTAGGGTCCTTAATCTCTCCGGCGCCGATCCCAAACTTAAGAAAACCCTACTCCTCCGCACCCTCCGATCCCAACTCTGCAATGCCTCAATCACCGAAACCGCTCTCGAGATACTGGAGCAAATCGAAGCGATTGACCGAAACGACGCCGTTCCGATCATCGATTCCATGCGCAGAGCCTACTGCGCCGTCGCCGTCGAGTGCACCGTCAAATTCCTCGCCGCCTCCTACGACGGGACCACCAGCGGTGAGTACTTATCCGCGGTGACGCGTATCTGGCGCGGCCGCGTGGAGGAGTTGGAGCAGCGCCAGAGCGAGCTGTTCTTCGACGAGATTGCGCGATGGAGGGACGACATTGAGGCCGCTCTTTTTGACACTAGGGTTTCTGATAGGTTGAAGGAGTTGAATACCCGAAACGACGCGTTTACTGAAGTTAGGTTTTATCTGCAGGAAGTGTGGGAAACAATGGGTCCTTCTTTTCTTGAATCGGTAGCAGAAATGACAAAGAACAAAGGAAAGACGAAAGGCAAGGGGAAAGAGTTGCCGAATGTGATTTTGAATCCGGTGCCGGAGACTAGAGTGGCAGGGTGTACGACAGGTGTTTGCAGAAATGCCTCTGGTGCTGAACATGCAAGGGATCATGGTGTTGATGACAATGGTGACGACGACAATGATGGTTCACGTTGCATGGACGGTGTGGAGGTGAAGAGAGCTGAAGGTTCTGTTGATGGAACCCAGGAGCCTGCAAAGGAGAAGAAAG CAAGAGGCAATCCTCAACTTCAACGCAAGCTGCCTGCATTTCGTAGATGCAGTAGAGGAGTTAAAATGTCTAGTGCTGAGGAATTGGGGACAGAAAGATCATGGAGAAAAAATGATACTGTGCTAAGTGGAGAAGTTAAAACGGCCCGAGAATCTCTTAAATCAAGTTTTTCAGAGCTACGAGCATTGGTCAATGATCCTCTTCCCGAGGCATTGGATATATCTGATGCTGTTAGATCTAAACTTGCACGGAAAGGAACAAATCATGAACAGCCAATGGAAAACCATAGCAGAGATGTAGATGTACCAAACTCAAATACTTGCAGGGCTATTATTCCTTATCAACCTAAAGATGCGGAGCACAAGAAGTCGCCTTCTGTTCGTCATAGTAGAGTTAATGCTGAACGTCCCAATTCAACTGAGCCAAACAATACTGCTCATAAAAGACCCAGTTTGATGGAACCGAATGGTACTTCTCAAACTTATGAG TGGAATGATTCAATAGAAAACATGCCCAATGGAATGCAGctaagaaggaagaaaagaaaatggtcTTCATTGGAAGAGGAGACACTAAGAACTGGTGTACAAATGTATGTGTTAGCTCTAAACTAG
- the LOC112719884 gene encoding uncharacterized protein isoform X4 encodes MDPDIARWVAEFHLRSSAPDSLVSKILRVLNLSGADPKLKKTLLLRTLRSQLCNASITETALEILEQIEAIDRNDAVPIIDSMRRAYCAVAVECTVKFLAASYDGTTSGEYLSAVTRIWRGRVEELEQRQSELFFDEIARWRDDIEAALFDTRVSDRLKELNTRNDAFTEVRFYLQEVWETMGPSFLESVAEMTKNKGKTKGKGKELPNVILNPVPETRVAGCTTGVCRNASGAEHARDHGVDDNGDDDNDGSRCMDGVEVKRAEGSVDGTQEPAKEKKARGNPQLQRKLPAFRRCSRGVKMSSAEELGTERSWRKNDTVLSGEVKTARESLKSSFSELRALVNDPLPEALDISDAVRSKLARKGTNHEQPMENHSRDVDVPNSNTCRAIIPYQPKDAEHKKSPSVRHSRVNAERPNSTEPNNTAHKRPSLMEPNVE; translated from the exons ATGGATCCTGACATTGCGCGGTGGGTTGCGGAATTCCACCTCCGGAGTTCCGCCCCCGATTCCCTCGTCTCCAAGATCCTTAGGGTCCTTAATCTCTCCGGCGCCGATCCCAAACTTAAGAAAACCCTACTCCTCCGCACCCTCCGATCCCAACTCTGCAATGCCTCAATCACCGAAACCGCTCTCGAGATACTGGAGCAAATCGAAGCGATTGACCGAAACGACGCCGTTCCGATCATCGATTCCATGCGCAGAGCCTACTGCGCCGTCGCCGTCGAGTGCACCGTCAAATTCCTCGCCGCCTCCTACGACGGGACCACCAGCGGTGAGTACTTATCCGCGGTGACGCGTATCTGGCGCGGCCGCGTGGAGGAGTTGGAGCAGCGCCAGAGCGAGCTGTTCTTCGACGAGATTGCGCGATGGAGGGACGACATTGAGGCCGCTCTTTTTGACACTAGGGTTTCTGATAGGTTGAAGGAGTTGAATACCCGAAACGACGCGTTTACTGAAGTTAGGTTTTATCTGCAGGAAGTGTGGGAAACAATGGGTCCTTCTTTTCTTGAATCGGTAGCAGAAATGACAAAGAACAAAGGAAAGACGAAAGGCAAGGGGAAAGAGTTGCCGAATGTGATTTTGAATCCGGTGCCGGAGACTAGAGTGGCAGGGTGTACGACAGGTGTTTGCAGAAATGCCTCTGGTGCTGAACATGCAAGGGATCATGGTGTTGATGACAATGGTGACGACGACAATGATGGTTCACGTTGCATGGACGGTGTGGAGGTGAAGAGAGCTGAAGGTTCTGTTGATGGAACCCAGGAGCCTGCAAAGGAGAAGAAAG CAAGAGGCAATCCTCAACTTCAACGCAAGCTGCCTGCATTTCGTAGATGCAGTAGAGGAGTTAAAATGTCTAGTGCTGAGGAATTGGGGACAGAAAGATCATGGAGAAAAAATGATACTGTGCTAAGTGGAGAAGTTAAAACGGCCCGAGAATCTCTTAAATCAAGTTTTTCAGAGCTACGAGCATTGGTCAATGATCCTCTTCCCGAGGCATTGGATATATCTGATGCTGTTAGATCTAAACTTGCACGGAAAGGAACAAATCATGAACAGCCAATGGAAAACCATAGCAGAGATGTAGATGTACCAAACTCAAATACTTGCAGGGCTATTATTCCTTATCAACCTAAAGATGCGGAGCACAAGAAGTCGCCTTCTGTTCGTCATAGTAGAGTTAATGCTGAACGTCCCAATTCAACTGAGCCAAACAATACTGCTCATAAAAGACCCAGTTTGATGGAACCGAATG TGGAATGA
- the LOC112719884 gene encoding uncharacterized protein isoform X3 produces the protein MDPDIARWVAEFHLRSSAPDSLVSKILRVLNLSGADPKLKKTLLLRTLRSQLCNASITETALEILEQIEAIDRNDAVPIIDSMRRAYCAVAVECTVKFLAASYDGTTSGEYLSAVTRIWRGRVEELEQRQSELFFDEIARWRDDIEAALFDTRVSDRLKELNTRNDAFTEVRFYLQEVWETMGPSFLESVAEMTKNKGKTKGKGKELPNVILNPVPETRVAGCTTGVCRNASGAEHARDHGVDDNGDDDNDGSRCMDGVEVKRAEGSVDGTQEPAKEKKARGNPQLQRKLPAFRRCSRGVKMSSAEELGTERSWRKNDTVLSGEVKTARESLKSSFSELRALVNDPLPEALDISDAVRSKLARKGTNHEQPMENHSRDVDVPNSNTCRAIIPYQPKDAEHKKSPSVRHSRVNAERPNSTEPNNTAHKRPSLMEPNGTSQTYEVIISLLSALIWEHKS, from the exons ATGGATCCTGACATTGCGCGGTGGGTTGCGGAATTCCACCTCCGGAGTTCCGCCCCCGATTCCCTCGTCTCCAAGATCCTTAGGGTCCTTAATCTCTCCGGCGCCGATCCCAAACTTAAGAAAACCCTACTCCTCCGCACCCTCCGATCCCAACTCTGCAATGCCTCAATCACCGAAACCGCTCTCGAGATACTGGAGCAAATCGAAGCGATTGACCGAAACGACGCCGTTCCGATCATCGATTCCATGCGCAGAGCCTACTGCGCCGTCGCCGTCGAGTGCACCGTCAAATTCCTCGCCGCCTCCTACGACGGGACCACCAGCGGTGAGTACTTATCCGCGGTGACGCGTATCTGGCGCGGCCGCGTGGAGGAGTTGGAGCAGCGCCAGAGCGAGCTGTTCTTCGACGAGATTGCGCGATGGAGGGACGACATTGAGGCCGCTCTTTTTGACACTAGGGTTTCTGATAGGTTGAAGGAGTTGAATACCCGAAACGACGCGTTTACTGAAGTTAGGTTTTATCTGCAGGAAGTGTGGGAAACAATGGGTCCTTCTTTTCTTGAATCGGTAGCAGAAATGACAAAGAACAAAGGAAAGACGAAAGGCAAGGGGAAAGAGTTGCCGAATGTGATTTTGAATCCGGTGCCGGAGACTAGAGTGGCAGGGTGTACGACAGGTGTTTGCAGAAATGCCTCTGGTGCTGAACATGCAAGGGATCATGGTGTTGATGACAATGGTGACGACGACAATGATGGTTCACGTTGCATGGACGGTGTGGAGGTGAAGAGAGCTGAAGGTTCTGTTGATGGAACCCAGGAGCCTGCAAAGGAGAAGAAAG CAAGAGGCAATCCTCAACTTCAACGCAAGCTGCCTGCATTTCGTAGATGCAGTAGAGGAGTTAAAATGTCTAGTGCTGAGGAATTGGGGACAGAAAGATCATGGAGAAAAAATGATACTGTGCTAAGTGGAGAAGTTAAAACGGCCCGAGAATCTCTTAAATCAAGTTTTTCAGAGCTACGAGCATTGGTCAATGATCCTCTTCCCGAGGCATTGGATATATCTGATGCTGTTAGATCTAAACTTGCACGGAAAGGAACAAATCATGAACAGCCAATGGAAAACCATAGCAGAGATGTAGATGTACCAAACTCAAATACTTGCAGGGCTATTATTCCTTATCAACCTAAAGATGCGGAGCACAAGAAGTCGCCTTCTGTTCGTCATAGTAGAGTTAATGCTGAACGTCCCAATTCAACTGAGCCAAACAATACTGCTCATAAAAGACCCAGTTTGATGGAACCGAATGGTACTTCTCAAACTTATGAGGTAATCATATCTTTATTATCTGCATTAATCTGGGAGCATAAATCTTAA